The following proteins are co-located in the Streptococcus downei MFe28 genome:
- a CDS encoding response regulator transcription factor, whose protein sequence is MIKILLVEDDLSLSNSVYDFLDDFAEVTQVFDGEEGLFEAETGVYDLILLDLMLPEKDGFTVLKELRDKGVVTPVLITTAKEALDDKGHGFELGADDYLTKPFYLEELKMRIQALLKRSGKINDKLLTYGDLECDTSTNTVKVNGKVVELLGKEFDLLVYFLQNQNVILPKTQIFDRIWGFDSDTTVSVVEVYVSKIRKKLKGTDFEKCLQTLRSVGYILKDVK, encoded by the coding sequence ATGATTAAAATTTTGTTGGTAGAAGATGATTTGAGCCTTTCAAATTCCGTTTATGATTTCCTGGATGATTTTGCTGAAGTCACCCAAGTTTTTGATGGAGAAGAAGGTCTATTTGAAGCAGAAACAGGTGTTTATGACTTGATTTTGCTTGATTTGATGTTGCCAGAAAAAGATGGCTTTACCGTCCTTAAGGAGTTGCGCGATAAGGGTGTCGTTACCCCTGTCTTGATTACTACAGCCAAAGAAGCTCTGGATGACAAGGGGCATGGCTTCGAACTTGGGGCGGATGACTATTTGACCAAGCCTTTCTATTTGGAAGAATTGAAGATGCGAATTCAAGCTCTCTTGAAGCGCTCAGGTAAAATTAACGATAAGTTGCTGACCTACGGTGATTTAGAATGTGATACATCAACCAATACTGTTAAAGTAAACGGTAAGGTTGTTGAACTCTTGGGTAAGGAATTTGACCTTCTAGTTTATTTCCTTCAAAATCAAAATGTCATCTTGCCTAAAACGCAAATTTTTGACCGAATTTGGGGCTTTGATAGTGATACAACCGTATCCGTTGTCGAAGTTTATGTTTCTAAAATTCGTAAAAAATTAAAGGGAACTGATTTTGAAAAATGTCTTCAAACACTACGCAGTGTGGGGTATATTCTAAAGGATGTTAAATAG
- a CDS encoding sensor histidine kinase, which yields MLNRLKKRIFSEGFSTFLHFLSVFTVIFLVMTILILQIMRIGIYSSVDDNLNKAVDSIDSYVYMNMYRASLYSAFDGKNNADLSVFTDGDEFLGNGTTLPGNANSGLYQSSNKSHVELNATIETIIYDKNGKVLNSSEILSGLNKLQIDKSELGEVNEISVSGSFREKEHYRYKTVAVKDKQFPKVAYATIAISVNQLDSANSRYQIIIITVMIVFWLISVFASVYLANWSRKPILESYEKQKNFVEDASHELRTPLTVLQNRLESLFRKPDETILDNYETVASSLEEVRNMRILTTNLLNLARRDDLLNPEIEEIEPKFFDKIFENYGLIAEKNGKDLSCHNGLETTIKSDKTLIKQVMTILFDNAVKYTGDDGAISIDVASSDRKLVIRVADNGSGISEEDKTKIFDRFYRIDKARTRQTGGFGLGLSLAKQIVEALKGTISVRDNDPKGTVFEIKLNA from the coding sequence ATGTTAAATAGGTTGAAGAAGAGAATCTTTTCTGAAGGTTTCTCGACTTTTCTTCACTTTTTATCCGTCTTCACAGTCATTTTCTTGGTCATGACTATCCTGATTCTGCAAATTATGCGGATAGGAATTTACTCGTCAGTAGATGATAATCTCAACAAGGCTGTCGATAGCATTGATTCTTATGTCTATATGAATATGTATCGGGCCAGTCTTTACTCTGCCTTTGATGGTAAGAATAATGCAGACTTATCTGTTTTTACTGACGGTGATGAATTTTTGGGAAATGGGACAACCCTGCCGGGCAATGCCAATTCGGGTCTCTATCAAAGTTCCAACAAATCCCATGTGGAATTAAATGCCACCATTGAAACCATCATTTACGATAAGAATGGTAAGGTTCTTAATAGCTCAGAGATTCTTTCAGGTCTTAACAAGCTACAAATTGATAAGAGCGAGCTTGGCGAAGTGAATGAGATTAGTGTTAGTGGTAGCTTTCGTGAGAAGGAGCATTACCGCTATAAGACCGTAGCGGTTAAAGATAAGCAATTCCCCAAGGTGGCCTATGCGACTATTGCTATTAGTGTCAACCAGTTAGATAGTGCCAATTCTCGTTATCAAATTATTATCATTACGGTGATGATTGTTTTCTGGCTCATATCTGTCTTTGCTAGTGTTTATCTGGCTAACTGGTCTCGCAAGCCAATTTTAGAAAGCTATGAGAAGCAGAAGAACTTTGTTGAGGATGCCAGCCATGAGTTGAGAACGCCTCTGACGGTTCTCCAGAATCGGCTTGAGAGCCTCTTTCGTAAGCCTGATGAAACCATCTTAGACAATTACGAGACAGTGGCCTCAAGCTTGGAAGAAGTCCGCAATATGCGGATTTTAACCACCAACCTGCTAAATTTAGCCCGACGGGATGATTTGCTTAATCCTGAGATTGAAGAAATTGAGCCAAAATTCTTTGATAAGATTTTTGAGAATTATGGCCTCATCGCTGAGAAAAATGGAAAAGACTTATCCTGCCACAATGGCTTAGAGACGACCATCAAGTCTGATAAGACCTTGATTAAACAAGTCATGACCATCCTCTTTGATAATGCGGTTAAGTATACTGGAGACGATGGTGCCATCAGTATTGATGTGGCTAGTAGTGATAGGAAGCTGGTCATCAGGGTCGCAGACAATGGCTCAGGAATTAGTGAAGAAGATAAGACAAAGATTTTCGATCGCTTTTATCGGATTGATAAGGCCAGAACCCGGCAAACGGGTGGTTTTGGTCTAGGACTCTCCTTGGCTAAGCAGATTGTCGAAGCCCTAAAGGGGACGATTAGCGTCCGAGACAATGACCCCAAGGGAACGGTTTTTGAAATTAAATTAAATGCTTAA
- the rpsT gene encoding 30S ribosomal protein S20: MEVKTLANIKSAIKRAELNVKQNEKNSAQKSALRTAIKAFEANPSEELFRAASSAIDKAQSKGLIHKNKASRDKARLAAKLG; the protein is encoded by the coding sequence ATGGAGGTGAAAACTTTGGCAAATATTAAATCAGCTATCAAGCGTGCTGAACTTAACGTTAAGCAAAACGAAAAGAACTCAGCTCAAAAATCAGCTTTGCGTACTGCAATCAAAGCTTTTGAAGCAAATCCATCTGAAGAACTTTTCCGTGCTGCTAGCTCAGCAATCGATAAAGCTCAATCTAAAGGATTGATTCACAAGAATAAAGCTAGCCGTGATAAAGCTCGTCTTGCAGCTAAACTTGGCTAA